The DNA sequence GTCAGAGGCAGACTGTGTATTTTCGGCACTCATGGATTATTGTAAGAACAGTTGAGCAAATAATGCAACTAACAAAGAAAGCTTAATCCGCAGAGACATAACTATAAGGCCAATGTTATACTACTGGTAAGGGATTATTACTATGGCCACAGAAAAATTGAAGGATTTAATAGCAGCTGTTTTAAGCAAAGCAGGTAAAGTGTCAAAAGTAAAATTGACAAAGCTAATATTGTTTACAGAAATTGAGCATTATAAGAAGACTGGAAAATCCATAACCGGGTTGTATTTTTTACGATTGCCCTATGGACCGGTAATAGCCTTTTTTGATGAGATGCTTGAGGAGGGGCTTGATATTCTTTGGAGTAAAGAAACGTCTCTTGTTCCCATATATGAATACGGAGGGAAAAGAAAACAATACTCCTATTATTCTTTTAATGAGCCTTCATTATCTTTAGAATTAAATGAAACTATAACCAGTGTAGTCAATACTTATGGAAAAATGACTGGCACGGAGTTGTCTAACATGTCCCATAAGTTACCGGCATGGCGTTATTCAGAACCAAACGAACCTGTCTATGTATCTGAATTGGCAATTGATACAGACGAAAAATATTTTGCTATGTTAGACATAGTGGAAGAGCTGGACGACACAGAAGATGACTTACTGGAAGAAGAGATACTCAGAATCCTATCAAAAGCTTAAAGCAGCGTTTCCTTCACGATTTGTAGAGTTAATAAATGCCAAAGAAGAAATCATTGTGTCCTCTCCAACAACCAACCCTTTTTTAAAACACAAATTTATAAATATCAGACGTTACAAGGCCGGCAAGATACGAATCATTTATTGCTTATCCACAGAACGAATAGATATGTGGGAAAATGAACCTGCAGAACCGGAGGTTATGTTTATTTATGTAAGATTGAAAAGCAATAACACTTATGATGATGCTTATAAGTATTTGAATCAAGCAGGGTGAACGATGGTTTACTTTAATGGCAGTGGTAAATGTGCTGCCTGTTTAGCGACAAACCAAAACTACCTGTGTTAAAATACCACATGACGGTTATGCAAACTACAGGGAGAGATTTCGATTTAACGGAAATCATCAACGGGGAGGAAATCATGGGGCCCAGTCCATTTATACGGCATCAGGATATAGCAGTGAAGGTTTTCAGACAAATAGATAGATTCGTTGAACACAATAAGCTGGGATTTGTCTATTTCTCTCCGCTTGACGTTATATTTGAAGAGGGTGAAAACAGACTTCAACCGGATATTTTGTTTATCAGAAAAGAAAATATGTCTATTATCAAGGATTGGGTAAGAGGGGTGCCGGATATGGTTTGTGAGATAATATCCCCGGGCAGCTATGAAATGGACACTGAGGTAAAAAAAGCTGTCTATGAGAGATACAAAGTGCCGGAGTATTGGATTGTAATTCCTGAGCTGCTGACTGTTGAGATTTTAATAATAGAAAACGGCAGATACAAAAAACACTCTTTTGCAGAGCTTGAAGGTGTGGTCACATCTAAAATCATTGAGGGCCTAAAGGTCAACGTTAAGGATATATTTGAGTAACCCCTACCTCTCCAATTCTGCTAAAACCTCATCCACATGCCCCTTTACCTTCACGTTGTTCCAAACTTTCTTAATTGTACCGTCTTTATCAATTAACACCGTGGTTCTGATAGTGCTTATGACAGGCTTTCCATACATGGTCTTTTCACCCCATGCACCGTAGAGCTCTAAAACCTTATGGTCCGGGTCAGAAAGCAGAGGAAAATTCAGCCCGTGTTTTTCCTTAAACTTAATGTGGCTTGCTATGCTGTCACGGCTTACCCCAAATACCAGAGCTTTTAGTGTTAACCTTGCGTAGCTATCTCTGAAATCACAAGATTCCTGAGTACATCCAGGTGTGTTGTCTTTAGGATAAAAGTACAGGATTATTTGCTTTTCCTGCTTTAAAAGCTCTGACAGGCAGAAATCCCTCTCCCCTGCCGTTTCATCTATCCCGGAAAGGCAGAAATCAGGTGCTTTATCCCCGGTATTTATCATTATGCCATCCTCCTCTGTTGATTAAATTCATCGAAATGCCACACTTTCATAGCGAAAAAAAATAACGGATTCCAGACTGATAAAACATTAACTGATGAAATGGATACTGTCTTAGCTACTTA is a window from the Nitrospirota bacterium genome containing:
- a CDS encoding SocA family protein is translated as MATEKLKDLIAAVLSKAGKVSKVKLTKLILFTEIEHYKKTGKSITGLYFLRLPYGPVIAFFDEMLEEGLDILWSKETSLVPIYEYGGKRKQYSYYSFNEPSLSLELNETITSVVNTYGKMTGTELSNMSHKLPAWRYSEPNEPVYVSELAIDTDEKYFAMLDIVEELDDTEDDLLEEEILRILSKA
- a CDS encoding Uma2 family endonuclease; the protein is MTVMQTTGRDFDLTEIINGEEIMGPSPFIRHQDIAVKVFRQIDRFVEHNKLGFVYFSPLDVIFEEGENRLQPDILFIRKENMSIIKDWVRGVPDMVCEIISPGSYEMDTEVKKAVYERYKVPEYWIVIPELLTVEILIIENGRYKKHSFAELEGVVTSKIIEGLKVNVKDIFE
- a CDS encoding peroxiredoxin; this encodes MINTGDKAPDFCLSGIDETAGERDFCLSELLKQEKQIILYFYPKDNTPGCTQESCDFRDSYARLTLKALVFGVSRDSIASHIKFKEKHGLNFPLLSDPDHKVLELYGAWGEKTMYGKPVISTIRTTVLIDKDGTIKKVWNNVKVKGHVDEVLAELER